One genomic segment of Micromonospora sp. WMMC415 includes these proteins:
- a CDS encoding STAS domain-containing protein — translation MELSLATRTVGEHTVLEVGGEVDVYTAPRLRERLLELIDGGARHVVVDLGRVDFLDSTGLGVLVGALKRLRTAGGTFALVCDKEPLLKIFRITALDQVFPLHPTVDAATGA, via the coding sequence ATGGAGCTGTCACTGGCGACCCGCACCGTGGGCGAGCACACGGTGCTCGAGGTCGGCGGTGAGGTGGACGTCTACACCGCCCCCCGGCTGCGCGAACGGCTCCTCGAACTGATCGACGGCGGCGCCCGGCACGTCGTGGTCGACCTCGGCCGGGTGGACTTCCTCGACTCCACCGGGCTCGGCGTACTGGTGGGCGCCCTCAAACGGCTGCGCACCGCGGGCGGCACGTTCGCCCTCGTGTGCGACAAGGAGCCACTGCTGAAGATCTTCCGGATCACCGCACTCGACCAGGTCTTCCCGCTCCACCCGACGGTCGACGCGGCGACCGGCGCGTGA